acacacacacacacacacacacacacacattcaacttaTGCAATAGAAGCAACTACagattaaaattttaatctaCAAGAcatattttagtatatgtatgttgttgaaAAATGAGATACTGCAATGGTCTTGgggaaaagtctttttaaagaaaatcacAATATACTTCAGAGCTATATAAAACAATGCACATTTATCACTCAAGGAAGTAATCACAAGAGTGAAAGGTGTGCATTTCACTgcttttgtggcttatcaatgCTAAACACTTGGGTTCACTTCCAACATGAATTCACCTTACTCAGTCTAAAGTATATAGAAACAGTggaataaacaatgaaaaattattcACAAAGAGGCTGCTAGGTTATGCCTGTCACTAAGAAGTTGCACTGGATGGCACTGTCccttcactattcaatggtgcaccctcagatttagaaaatacagtcTACAAAATTGTCCCACAATACAAATTAGTGCTCACCCAGAATATCCTGAAACACCTACCAAGCACCAAAGTCTGGCAATGGGCTTGTGCTAGGCTGAATAAAATTCATCTTGTACTAAATGTCTGGAgctaagaaaaatatcaaatataatagtTGGAAATACATATTATCAATTCTTACCTCATTTTTAAGACATTTGTTCAAAGCATGGTCTAAATCATTACAGACACCTAAGAACTTTTTCCAAGGATTCTGCAAATTAAATAATGGTTTATTCCAATTATTATCACTAATAAACTGTTTTTGAACTAAACTTATAGAAACGTATATTCAtccattcattatattttctttaatttgaatTCAATGAActagataaaaatagaaaaacttcaaaaatttcttttaaaaatcaaagTACAATGAATGATTCTTTAAAGCTAATTAACACAAATGGTCATAAACTACATTTGGCATAAacttaataaaaatttttaaaaacttgttaTAGTTTGTTCTAAGAAGGAAATCTGCAATCAACTACAGTGTCCCAAAACTGTATAGTCAAAATTCATATACTTAATAGAAAACTCAGGAATAtactatttctgttttatatctattttgatATGCTATCATATTAGATAATATGTTTTACTAATAAATATGTTCCTTCTGCATACTGTTAGAGCAAATAATTTTCCaattggatgctcttcttgtaaTTAATCACTCATTTATGAAGAACTGGAACCCTGTTTACCAACCAAAGTGAAGCACATAGAGGCATTTCTCATATTAATTTTAGCCTCAGTCTAATTTTAACAGACCTTGAAAATCTACTCCTAACTTTCACAATATCCACATTTTCCAAAGCAATATGTTAGGTAAGGTCAGTAATCTTTTACCAAAACTTtaggaaataatataaaatatataaaaatatatgatttagaAATGGACAGGTGTCTTCACTACAGCCTCAGACAAGGCACTGTTATAGGAGTGGAAGAGAAGTAGCCtgtaacgtgtatgtgtgtgtgtgagagagagaatgaagttcTCTTTGTTATTAACACTGAGCAGAAAGCTGTGTCTCTGCTTACAATCTCAAGTGGCCAAATGTCCCCTATTCCCAGTTTTCATTCTACCTTCTACCTTTGAAAGCAAGTTAACATTAGAAACAGAAAGCACATCCAaatatagaaaatctgtctcgaTAATTTTTATCTAACTCttgccaacatgaaaaaaaacaaaacaataaaataattttttaagaaaCGATGTAAAATCAAACAAATGGACAAAACTCAACAGAAACAAGTTCTTAGTGTTTGTAtatagctttaaaaataaattacataatgacaggaaactaaaaaaaattatccaaGATTTAATTTTTACCTCTTTGTGACACACTTTAAGAGCATAAATAATGTCATTACACTCTCCTGTATGAAGATGTGTGGACAGATCAGGATGCATCTGATATAAATACAGAAAGGGAAGGATATGTTTGTTAATTATTTGTTGTCTGCT
This genomic interval from Octopus bimaculoides isolate UCB-OBI-ISO-001 chromosome 4, ASM119413v2, whole genome shotgun sequence contains the following:
- the LOC106880465 gene encoding COX assembly mitochondrial protein 2 homolog, whose product is MHPDLSTHLHTGECNDIIYALKVCHKENPWKKFLGVCNDLDHALNKCLKNERESRRKNNATKIKNSE